One Platichthys flesus chromosome 14, fPlaFle2.1, whole genome shotgun sequence genomic region harbors:
- the dnaaf11 gene encoding dynein axonemal assembly factor 11 isoform X2 — MVHITEEMVRRRAEHNDCEIFSLEEVSLHQQDIERIEHLDRWCRDLKILYLQNNLVSRMENLSRLKKLEYLNLALNNIEVIENLEGCESLQKLDLTVNFIGCLSSAESLRHNLHLRELFLVGNPCTEFQGYRQFLVSSLPQLKSLDGTEISRSERIRSSQGLKEVKRRVLEQEKEFLRRRAEEKEEVQRKAAGEEKGNKERRGGSDGSSSTNTGLEDNEEREEVEENEDSQEVEENEENKEVEENEENKEVEENTKQRASEEEEQQEQEFWNTPCSFTPESRLETHRHLEKKRRAKEKGAEKQPRASRTLITADGRVMNVNEPKLDFSLTEDEQNNTVVLDLAVYRHMDTSLVDVDVQTTYVRVSVKGKIFQVVLPAEVRPDSSTAQRSQTSGHLVLTMPRAEGEIKVSKVVPRPAGVRPGRSSSSSQDSKRNPSSPEWLDVDPSGRTVLDLGSIVPGPRTRRGPVEASRAAPAVAPAHCCFSEGFVDDPEVPPLM; from the exons ATGGTTCATA TCACAGAGGAGATGGTGCGGCGGCGAGCTGAGCACAACGACTGTGAGATcttctctctggaggaggtTTCTCTGCATCAGCAGGACATCGAGAGGATCGAGCACCTGGACCGGTGGTGCAGGGACCTGAAGATCCTCTACCTGCAGAACAACCTGGTCTCCAGGATGG AGAATCTCAGTCGCCTGAAGAAGCTGGAGTATTTGAATTTGGCTTTGAACAACATTGAAGTCATTGAAAACCTCGAAG GCTGCGAGAGCCTGCAGAAGTTGGACTTGACGGTGAACTTCATCGGCTGTCTGAGCAGCGCGGAGTCTTTGAGACACAACCTCCACCTCAGGGAGCTGTTCCTGGTCGGGAACCCCTGCACCGAGTTCCAGGGCTACAGACAGTTCCTGGTTTCCTCTCTGCCACAACTCAAG TCTCTGGACGGGACGGAGATCAGCCGATCGGAGAGGATTCGGTCCTCACAGGGactgaaggaggtgaagagacgAGTGTTAGAGCAGGAGAAAGAATTCCTGAGGAGGAGAGccgaggagaaagaggaggtgcagaggaaggctgcaggagaggagaaaggaaacaaggagaggagaggaggttctGACGGCAGCTCGAGCACCAACACAGG GCTGGAGGAcaacgaggagagagaggaggtggaggagaacgaggacagccaggaggtggaggagaacgaggagaacaaggaggtggaggagaacgaggaaaacaaggaggtggaggagaacacTAAGCAGCGGgcgtcggaggaggaggagcagcaggagcaggagttCTGGAACACGCCATGTTCGTTCACCCCCGAGTCTCGTCTGGAGACTCATCGCcacctggagaagaagaggagggcgaAGGAGAA GGGGGCGGAGAAGCAGCCGAGGGCCTCGAGGACCCTGATCACCGCTGACGGACGAGTCATGAACGTCAACGAGCCGAA GTTGGATTTCTCTCTCACTGAAGACGAGCAGAACAACACTGTGGTCTTAGACCTGGCCGTGTACAG ACACATGGACACGTCCCTCGTGGACGTGGACGTCCAGACCACGTACGTCCGAGTCAGCGTCAAAGGAAAG ATATTTCAGGTGGTCCTGCCGGCTGAAGTGAGGCCGGACAGCTCCACGGCTCAGAGGTCTCAAACTAGCGGACACCTGGTCCTCACCATGCCCCGG GCTGAAGGTGAAATCAAAGTGTCCAAGGTCGTCCCACGTCCAGCCGGTGTGCGTCCaggcagaagcagcagctcctcccagGACAGTAAGAG GAACCCTTCCTCCCCCGAGTGGCTGGACGTGGACCCCAGCGGGCGAACCGTCCTGGACCTCGGCAGCATCGTACCGGGCCCCAGAACCAGACGAGGTCCGGTGGAAGCCTCCAGGGCGGCTCCAGCTGTGGCCCCCGCTCACTGCTGCTTCTCTGAAGGCTTCGTGGACGATCCCGAGGTGCCCCCCCTCATGTAG
- the dnaaf11 gene encoding dynein axonemal assembly factor 11 isoform X1 yields MAIITEEMVRRRAEHNDCEIFSLEEVSLHQQDIERIEHLDRWCRDLKILYLQNNLVSRMENLSRLKKLEYLNLALNNIEVIENLEGCESLQKLDLTVNFIGCLSSAESLRHNLHLRELFLVGNPCTEFQGYRQFLVSSLPQLKSLDGTEISRSERIRSSQGLKEVKRRVLEQEKEFLRRRAEEKEEVQRKAAGEEKGNKERRGGSDGSSSTNTGLEDNEEREEVEENEDSQEVEENEENKEVEENEENKEVEENTKQRASEEEEQQEQEFWNTPCSFTPESRLETHRHLEKKRRAKEKGAEKQPRASRTLITADGRVMNVNEPKLDFSLTEDEQNNTVVLDLAVYRHMDTSLVDVDVQTTYVRVSVKGKIFQVVLPAEVRPDSSTAQRSQTSGHLVLTMPRAEGEIKVSKVVPRPAGVRPGRSSSSSQDSKRNPSSPEWLDVDPSGRTVLDLGSIVPGPRTRRGPVEASRAAPAVAPAHCCFSEGFVDDPEVPPLM; encoded by the exons ATGGCCATCA TCACAGAGGAGATGGTGCGGCGGCGAGCTGAGCACAACGACTGTGAGATcttctctctggaggaggtTTCTCTGCATCAGCAGGACATCGAGAGGATCGAGCACCTGGACCGGTGGTGCAGGGACCTGAAGATCCTCTACCTGCAGAACAACCTGGTCTCCAGGATGG AGAATCTCAGTCGCCTGAAGAAGCTGGAGTATTTGAATTTGGCTTTGAACAACATTGAAGTCATTGAAAACCTCGAAG GCTGCGAGAGCCTGCAGAAGTTGGACTTGACGGTGAACTTCATCGGCTGTCTGAGCAGCGCGGAGTCTTTGAGACACAACCTCCACCTCAGGGAGCTGTTCCTGGTCGGGAACCCCTGCACCGAGTTCCAGGGCTACAGACAGTTCCTGGTTTCCTCTCTGCCACAACTCAAG TCTCTGGACGGGACGGAGATCAGCCGATCGGAGAGGATTCGGTCCTCACAGGGactgaaggaggtgaagagacgAGTGTTAGAGCAGGAGAAAGAATTCCTGAGGAGGAGAGccgaggagaaagaggaggtgcagaggaaggctgcaggagaggagaaaggaaacaaggagaggagaggaggttctGACGGCAGCTCGAGCACCAACACAGG GCTGGAGGAcaacgaggagagagaggaggtggaggagaacgaggacagccaggaggtggaggagaacgaggagaacaaggaggtggaggagaacgaggaaaacaaggaggtggaggagaacacTAAGCAGCGGgcgtcggaggaggaggagcagcaggagcaggagttCTGGAACACGCCATGTTCGTTCACCCCCGAGTCTCGTCTGGAGACTCATCGCcacctggagaagaagaggagggcgaAGGAGAA GGGGGCGGAGAAGCAGCCGAGGGCCTCGAGGACCCTGATCACCGCTGACGGACGAGTCATGAACGTCAACGAGCCGAA GTTGGATTTCTCTCTCACTGAAGACGAGCAGAACAACACTGTGGTCTTAGACCTGGCCGTGTACAG ACACATGGACACGTCCCTCGTGGACGTGGACGTCCAGACCACGTACGTCCGAGTCAGCGTCAAAGGAAAG ATATTTCAGGTGGTCCTGCCGGCTGAAGTGAGGCCGGACAGCTCCACGGCTCAGAGGTCTCAAACTAGCGGACACCTGGTCCTCACCATGCCCCGG GCTGAAGGTGAAATCAAAGTGTCCAAGGTCGTCCCACGTCCAGCCGGTGTGCGTCCaggcagaagcagcagctcctcccagGACAGTAAGAG GAACCCTTCCTCCCCCGAGTGGCTGGACGTGGACCCCAGCGGGCGAACCGTCCTGGACCTCGGCAGCATCGTACCGGGCCCCAGAACCAGACGAGGTCCGGTGGAAGCCTCCAGGGCGGCTCCAGCTGTGGCCCCCGCTCACTGCTGCTTCTCTGAAGGCTTCGTGGACGATCCCGAGGTGCCCCCCCTCATGTAG
- the dnaaf11 gene encoding dynein axonemal assembly factor 11 isoform X3: MAIITEEMVRRRAEHNDCEIFSLEEVSLHQQDIERIEHLDRWCRDLKILYLQNNLVSRMENLSRLKKLEYLNLALNNIEVIENLEGCESLQKLDLTVNFIGCLSSAESLRHNLHLRELFLVGNPCTEFQGYRQFLVSSLPQLKSLDGTEISRSERIRSSQGLKEVKRRVLEQEKEFLRRRAEEKEEVQRKAAGEEKGNKERRGGSDGSSSTNTGLEDNEEREEVEENEDSQEVEENEENKEVEENEENKEVEENTKQRASEEEEQQEQEFWNTPCSFTPESRLETHRHLEKKRRAKEKGAEKQPRASRTLITADGRVMNVNEPKLDFSLTEDEQNNTVVLDLAVYRHMDTSLVDVDVQTTYVRVSVKGKAEGEIKVSKVVPRPAGVRPGRSSSSSQDSKRNPSSPEWLDVDPSGRTVLDLGSIVPGPRTRRGPVEASRAAPAVAPAHCCFSEGFVDDPEVPPLM, encoded by the exons ATGGCCATCA TCACAGAGGAGATGGTGCGGCGGCGAGCTGAGCACAACGACTGTGAGATcttctctctggaggaggtTTCTCTGCATCAGCAGGACATCGAGAGGATCGAGCACCTGGACCGGTGGTGCAGGGACCTGAAGATCCTCTACCTGCAGAACAACCTGGTCTCCAGGATGG AGAATCTCAGTCGCCTGAAGAAGCTGGAGTATTTGAATTTGGCTTTGAACAACATTGAAGTCATTGAAAACCTCGAAG GCTGCGAGAGCCTGCAGAAGTTGGACTTGACGGTGAACTTCATCGGCTGTCTGAGCAGCGCGGAGTCTTTGAGACACAACCTCCACCTCAGGGAGCTGTTCCTGGTCGGGAACCCCTGCACCGAGTTCCAGGGCTACAGACAGTTCCTGGTTTCCTCTCTGCCACAACTCAAG TCTCTGGACGGGACGGAGATCAGCCGATCGGAGAGGATTCGGTCCTCACAGGGactgaaggaggtgaagagacgAGTGTTAGAGCAGGAGAAAGAATTCCTGAGGAGGAGAGccgaggagaaagaggaggtgcagaggaaggctgcaggagaggagaaaggaaacaaggagaggagaggaggttctGACGGCAGCTCGAGCACCAACACAGG GCTGGAGGAcaacgaggagagagaggaggtggaggagaacgaggacagccaggaggtggaggagaacgaggagaacaaggaggtggaggagaacgaggaaaacaaggaggtggaggagaacacTAAGCAGCGGgcgtcggaggaggaggagcagcaggagcaggagttCTGGAACACGCCATGTTCGTTCACCCCCGAGTCTCGTCTGGAGACTCATCGCcacctggagaagaagaggagggcgaAGGAGAA GGGGGCGGAGAAGCAGCCGAGGGCCTCGAGGACCCTGATCACCGCTGACGGACGAGTCATGAACGTCAACGAGCCGAA GTTGGATTTCTCTCTCACTGAAGACGAGCAGAACAACACTGTGGTCTTAGACCTGGCCGTGTACAG ACACATGGACACGTCCCTCGTGGACGTGGACGTCCAGACCACGTACGTCCGAGTCAGCGTCAAAGGAAAG GCTGAAGGTGAAATCAAAGTGTCCAAGGTCGTCCCACGTCCAGCCGGTGTGCGTCCaggcagaagcagcagctcctcccagGACAGTAAGAG GAACCCTTCCTCCCCCGAGTGGCTGGACGTGGACCCCAGCGGGCGAACCGTCCTGGACCTCGGCAGCATCGTACCGGGCCCCAGAACCAGACGAGGTCCGGTGGAAGCCTCCAGGGCGGCTCCAGCTGTGGCCCCCGCTCACTGCTGCTTCTCTGAAGGCTTCGTGGACGATCCCGAGGTGCCCCCCCTCATGTAG